Within the Pseudomonas oryzae genome, the region ACCGCAGCCCGGTGCCGGTGATCGTCGCGGTGCACGGCTTCGTGCTCGGCGGCGGCATCGGCATCACCGGCGCGGCCGACATCGTGGTCGCCGCCGAGTGCGCCACCTTCGCCCTGCCGGAAGTCGACCGCGGCGCCATGGGCGGCGGCGCCCACCTGCAGCGCCTGTTCCCGGTGCAGAAGGTCCGCTACCTGTTCTTCACCGGCGAGAAGATCGGCGCTCGGGACGCGGAGCGCTACGGCTTTATCGAGCGCGTGGTGCCGAAGGAAGAGCTGCGCGAGGCCGCCCTGGAAATCGCCGCCAAGATCGCCGCCAAGAGCCCGGCGATGATCCGCATCGCCAAGGAAGCCCTCAACGGCATCGAGGACGGCAACCTCGAAGACAAGTACCGCTGGGAGCAGGGCTTCACCCTGCAGGCCTACACCAGCCCGGACTCCGCGGAGACCCGCCGGGCCTTCGTCGAGAAGCGCGACGCCAAGTTCTGAGGACGCACCATGGATCTTGCCTATACCCCCAAACAGAAGGCCTTCCGCGCCGAGGTGCGGGCCTGGCTGGCGGACAACCTGCCGCGCGAGCCACTGGCCAGCTACGACACCCGCGAAGGCTTCGAACAACACCGCGAATGGGAGCGCCGCCTGTTCGACGCCCGCCTGTCCATGGTGATGTGGCCGGCCGAACTCGGCGGGCGCGGCTGCGACCTCACCGAATGGCTGATCTTCGAGGAGGAGTACTACGGTGCCGGCGCGCCGATGCGCGTCAACCAGAACGGCCAGCTGCTGCTCGGCCCGACCCTGATGGAGTTCGGCACCGAGGAGCAGAAGAAGCGCTTCCTGCCGCGCATGGCCGCCAGCGCCGACATGTGGGCGCAGGGCTGGTCGGAGCCGAACGCCGGCTCGGACATGGCGGCGATCACCAGCAAGGCGATCCGCGACGGCGACCACTACGTGCTCAACGGCCAGAAGACCTGGTCGACCCGCGCGATCTTCGCCGACTGGCTGTTCGGCCTGTTCCGCAGCGACCCGGCCTCCAGCCGCCACCACGGCCTGTCCTTCCTGCTGGTGCCGCTCGATGCGCCGGGGGTGACCATCCGCCCGATCAAGGCGCTCAACGGCAAGGACGCCTTCGCCGAAGTGTTCTTCGACGACGTGCGCGTGCCGGTGGACAACCGCATCGGCGCCGAAGGGCAGGGCTGGCACGTGGCGATGGCCACCGCCGGCTTCGAGCGCGGCCTGCTGCTGCGCTCGCCGGCGCGCTTCCAGGCCACCGCGCGCAAGCTGGTCGAGCTGTACCAGGCCAACCGCGCCAGCGCCGACCGCGACCCGAGCATCGGCGAGGCGGTGGTCCAGGCGTGGATGGACGCCCAGGCCTACGCGCTGTCCGCCTACCACACGGTCGGCCGCCTGGCGCGCGGCGCGCGCATCGGCGCCGAGTCGAGCACCAACAAGATCTTCTGGTCCGAGCTGGACCTGCGCATGCACGAGACCGCCATGCGCATCCTCGGCGCACGCGGCGAGCTGCTGGAAGGCAGCGAGGGCGAGGCCAACGGCTGGCTGGAGGGCTTCCTGTTCGCCCAGGCCGGGCCGATCTACGCCGGCACCAACGAGATCCAGCGCAACATCATCGCCGAGCGCATGCTCGGCCTGCCGAAGTAAGGAGCGGGCCATGGACTTCACCTTCAACGACGACCAGCTCGCCTTCCGCGAGGCGATCAGCCGCTTCCTGATGACCGAGGCGGCCCCCGAGATGCTGCGCGACGTCTGGGAAACCGACGCCGGCCGCTCCCCGGAGCTGCGCAACAAGATCGCCGAACAGGGCCTCACCGCCCTCTCGGTGCCGGAAGCCTGCGGCGGCCTGGGCATGGACGACGTGGCCTGGGCGCTGATGACCCAGGAGCTGGGCTACTACGCGATTCCCGACTCGCTGGCCGACACCGCCTACGTGGCCGCCGGGCTGCTGACGGCCCTGGGTGCCGATGTCGCCGGGCGCGACGACACCCTGGCGCAGATCGCCGACGGCAGCATCCGCGTCGCCGTCGGCCACCCGATCAACCCGCTGGTGGCCGACGCCCACCTGGCCAACCAGCTGCTGCTCGCCCACGGCGACGAGGTGCACCTGCTGCCGCGCCAACTGGTCGACGTGATCGCCACGCCGAGCATCGACGCCTCGCGCCGCCTCAGCCAGGTGGTCTGGGAGCCGAGTTCGGCGACCCGCGTGGCCACGGGCGAAGCCGGCCGCGCGCTGTGGGCGCAGACCCTCGACCGCGGCGCCCTGGCGGTGGCCGGGCAGGCCCTGGGCCTCGCCCAGCGCATGCTCGACCTGTCGGTCGACTACGTCGCCCAGCGCAAGCAGTTCGGCAAGCCGATCGGCAGCTTCCAGGCGGTCAAGCACCACCTGGCGGACGTGGCGACCAGGGTCGAGTTCGCCAAGCCGGTGCTGTATCGCGCCGCCCACGCCTTGGCCAGTGGCGCCTCCGATGCCGCGGTGCATGTCTCCCACGCCCGCCTGGCCTGCGCCGAGGCGGCCTGGCTGTCGGCCCGCCACGGCATCCAGGTGCACGGCGCCATGGGGTACACCTGGGAAGTCGACCTGCAGATGTTCATGAAGCGCGCCTGGGCGCTGGACGCCTCCTGGGGCGACCGCGCCTTCCACAAGTCCCGCGTGGCCGCCTGCGTGCTGGCCGCCGACGCCCCGCTGGCGCCGGCGCAGACCTTCGAGGAGTGAAGCATGGCTGAAGCCTATATCGTCGACGCCCTGCGCAGCCCGACCGGCAAGCGCAAGGGCGGTCTGTCCCACGTGCACGCCATCGACCTCGGCGCCCATGCGCTGAAGGCGCTGGTCGAGCGCAACCCGATCCCGGCCCACGAGTACGACGACGTGATCTTCGGCTGCGTCGACACCATCGGCTCGCAGGCCGGCGACATCGCCCGCACCAGCTGGCTGGCCGCCGGCCTGCCGCTCAACGTGCCGGGCACCACCGTCGACCGCCAGTGCGGCTCCTCGCAGCAGGCGCTGCACTTCGCCGCCCAGGCGGTGATGAGCGGCACCCAGGACGTGGTGGCGGTCGGCGGCGTGCAGACCATGACGCAGATCCCGATCTCCTCGGCCATGCTCGCCGGCCAGCCGCTCGGCTTCCCCGATCCGTTCTCCGGCAGCAAGGGCTGGCAGGCGCGCTTCGGTGATGCGCCGGTCAACCAGTTCTACGCCGCCCAGCGCATCGCCGACCACTGGGGCATCAGCCGCGCGCAGATGGAGGCCTTCGCCCTGGAGAGCCACCAGCGCGCGCTGAGCGCCATCGCCAGCGGCCGCTTCACCCGCGAGATCGTGCCGATGGAAGGCGTCTGGTACGACGAGACGCCGCGCGAGACCACCCTGGAGAAGATGGCCAGCCTGGAGCCGGTGGGGCCGGAATACCCGTCGATCACCGCCGCGGTATCCAGCCAGACCTGCGACGCCTCGGCGGCGCTGCTGGTGGTTTCCGAGGCGGCGCTCAAGCGCTACGGCCTGACTCCGCGGGCGCGCATCCACCATATCAGCGTGCGCGGCGACGACCCGATCTGGCACCTCACCGCGCCGATCGAGGCGACCCGCCATGCGCTGAACAAGGCCGGCATGACCATGGCCGACATCGACCGCGTGGAGATCAACGAGGCGTTCGCCTCGGTGGTGATGGCCTGGGCCAAGGAGCTGGACTACGACCCGGCGCGTACCAACGCCAACGGCGGCGCCATCGCCCTCGGCCACCCGCTCGGTGCCACCGGCGCGCGGCTGATGACCACCCTGCTGCACGAGCTGGAGCGCAGCGGCGGCCGCTACGGCCTGCAGACCATGTGCGAAGGCGGCGGCCAGGCCAACGTGACCATCATCGAAAGGCTGTAGCAGCGGCTGAGCACGGGCCTGTAGGGGCGAATTCATTCGCCTTTGCGGCCCGGTTGGGCGAATGAATTCGCCCCTACAGACTGACTCCACCAGAACAAGGACAACCAACCATGGCTATCTGTGCAGGAAGAACCGTGATCATCACCGGCGCCGGCGGCGGGCTGGGCCGCGCCTACGCGCTGGCCTTCGCCGCCGAGGGCGCCAACGTGGTGGTCAACGACATCCGTCAAGCCGCCGCCGAGGACGTCGCCGGCGAGATCCGCGCCGCCGGTGGGCAGGCCATCGCCAACGCCGACGACATCACCACCCTGGCCACCGCCCAGCGCATCGTCGACGCCGCCCTGGCGGCCTTCGGCGAGGTGCACGTGCTGGTCAACAACGCCGGCATCCTGCGCGACCGCATGTTCCTCAGCCTCAGCGAAGAGGACTGGGACCTGGTCATGCAGGTGCACCTCAAGGGCCACTTCTGCCTGGCCAACATCCTCGCCCGGCGCTGGCGCGACCAGGCCAAGGCCGGCCAGCCGGTCGACGCACGGATCATAAACACCAGCTCCGGCGCCGGCCTGCAGGGTTCGGTGGGGCAGTCCAACTACTCGGCGGCCAAGGGCGGCGTCGCCGCACTGACCCTGGTGCAGGCCGCCGAACTGGCCCGCTACGGCATCACCGCCAACGCCCTGGCCCCGGCGGCACGCACCGCGATGACCGAGAGCGCCATGGCCGAGGTGGTGAAGAAGCCCGAGGACGGCAGCTTCGACCTCTGGGCCGCGGAGAACGTCGCGCCGCTGGTGGTCTGGCTGGGCAGCGCGCAGTCGCGCCACGTCACCGGCCAGGTGTTCGAGAGCCAGGGCGGACGCATTTCCCTGGGCGACGGCTGGCGCACCGGCGTGACCCGCGACAAGGGCGCGCGCTGGCTGCCCGAGGAGATCGGCCCGGTGGTCGACGCCATCCTCACCGAAGCGCCCAAGGCGCAGAAGGTGTGGGGGACTTGAGTGAAGCAGCGCCATGTCCGGCCAGTGAGCAGGGCAGGGTGGTGAATCTGCCGATGCGGCCAGCCACGGCAAGCGTGGCTGGCCGCTGTCGTTTTCGACGCACCGTTGCCCCGGCGGCGCGGCACCTCCGTGCGGGGCGAAGATCTTTTTCCGTACCGCTCATGCACCTGTGATTTTCACCAGCCAATGGCAGTAGACTGTCCCGCGTTTGATCGCCAGCCCGAAAATAACAACAGTAGCCCCGATGACCCCCCAGCGGCAGTCGGGGCCCATGAGAGGCTACCGTGATGGACAGTCACGCCCATTCCCTTGCGACGCGCTCGAAGAGCGGCAGGTTGCCGTTCGCCGGGCAACCCTGGTTGGTTTCCCGCGATCTCGACGAGGTGGCCGCGCTGCTCAGCAGCCAGGTCGAGGAGCGCAGCCTGCAGCCCGGTCGGCGCGGGCAGGCCGATATCCATTTCAACATGCAGGTCATGCCGCAGCTGAAACTGTTCGGCGCCGACTGGGGGCTGGAGATCGGCGTCCGTTCGCTGCCGCTGGCCAGCTGGCATGGCATCCTGCCCTTGCAGGGCGGAGTGACCAGTCGTCCGGACGGGCAGAGCGCGGCGGCCGGCGAGCTGCTGGTGTTCACCCCCGGGCACAAGGTGGACGTGGTCTGGCACGAGGGCACCCAGGCGGTGGTGATCGCGCTGGATGCGGCTTGCCTGGTTGATCACGTCAGGCGCCAGCACTGCAGCGAAGTGGCGCGGGTGCCGGCCCAGGCGCAGCTGATCGGCCGTCAGCATCCGGCGTTGGTCAGTCTCGGCAATTTGCTCGGCCTGGTGGACCGCGAGGCCGGCAGTCCCTCGGGGCTGCTGGCCTCGCCGATCGGCCAGCAGCATCTGCAGCACTTGTTCTGCGAGAACCTGCTGAACATGATCCCTTCCCTCAGTGCCCTGCCGCAGCGCAGCCTGTTGCCCGGCACGGTGAAGCGGGTGGTGGACTTCATCCATGCCCATCTCGATCAGCCGCTGTGCATCAGCCAGCTGGTGGCCGTCAGCGGTGCCAGCCGGCGCAGCCTGGAGCAGGCATTCCAGCGCAGCTTGGGCACCAGTCCGCAGCGCTACATCCAGCGCTGCCGGCTGGAGGCGATCCGCGAGCTGCTGCTGCGCCACCAGCCGGGCGAGCTGCAGCTGTCCGAGCTGGCCTTCCGCTGGGGTTTCGCCCAGCCCAGCCATTTCACCACGGCCTACAAACAGGCCTTCGGCGAGCTGCCTTCGCAGACCCTGGCCCGCAGGTCCTGAATCCGGTGGGGCCGGTCCCGCCGCGCTCTCCGTGCTTGTCCCCCGAAAATGCGACACCCCCGCGAGGAGATACTCGCGGGGGTGTCATGGGTGTTGCCGGGGGGTTACTTGAAGCAGTGGTCGTAGAGGCAGGTCTCGAAGCCGTACTTGATCTTCACCGGGCCGAGCAGCACGTTGTTGCGCTGCACGTAGGCTTCCCACTCCTGGGTCAGTTCGGCCAGCTTGGCCGGCTCCTGTCTGGCCAGGTCATGGGCCTCGACCGGGTCCTTGGCCAGGTTGTACAGCTGCCACTGCCCGGTGCCGTAGGGCGCGGTCATCCAGGTCATCTTCCAGTCACCCTTGCGCAGGGCGCGGCGGCCGAACAGTTCCCAGCCCACGGCGCGCTCGGGCATCGCCTGGCCGTGCAGGCCCGGCAGCATGGACACGCCCTGCATGGGCTGGACCTCGCGGCCGCGGAACTGCGTGCCGGGGTGCTTGACTCCGGCCAGCTCGAGGATGGTCGGCATGACGTCCATCACGTGGAAGAACTGGCCGTTCAGCTGGCCGGCCTGCGCCTTCAGGCTGGGGTGGCTGACGATCACCGGCACCGTGGTGCCGCCCTGGCTGGTGAAGCCCTTGAAGAACGGGAAGGGCGTGGCACCGACCTGCGCCCACTGCGCGCCGTAGTCGATGTAGGAGCCCTTGCGGCCCATGTTCTGCAGGCTGTTGTCGAAGTCCTTGGCCATCCATTCGCGGTTGCCCGGCAGGTCGATGGGGCTGTTGCCGTCGGCGCCGTTGTCGGACATGAACAGCACGAAGGTGTTGTCCAGCTTGCCACTCTGGCGCAGGTAGTCGAGCAGGCGGCCGATGTGATGGTCCATGTTGTCGACCATCGCGGCGTACACCTCCATGCTGCGCGCCTCGCGCTGGCGCTCCTCCTCGCTGAGCTGTTCCCAGGTCGGCAGGCCACCCGCCATCGGTGTGTTGGCGCTGACCCCCTTGGGCACTATGCCCAGATCCTGCATGCGCTTCAGGCGCTGCTGGCGCAGGGCCTCGTAGCCCTCGGCGTAGCGACCCTGGTACTTGTCGATCCACTGGTCCGGGGCGTGCAGCGGCCAGTGCGGCGCTGTGTAGGAGAGCACGGCCATGAACGGCTTGCCTGCGGCCTTGTCCTTCTCGATGTAGTCGATCAGGCGGTCGGTGTAGAACTCGCTGGAGAAGAAGCCCTTGGGCACCTCGACCTGCTTGCCGTCTTCGCGGTAGATGGCCTTGGGATCGACGCTGATGATCGCCTTCTGGTCGTCGAAGTGGCTGGCGCCGCCCTGCACCAGGATGAACGAGCGGTCGAAGCCGCGCGCCTTGGGGCTGAGTTCCTCGGTGCGACCCAGGTGCCACTTGCCGGTGGTGTAGGTGTTGTAGCCGGCATCCTGCATCACCTCGGCGAGGTTGGCGACGCGCTGGTTCAGGTAGCCCTCGTAGCCCGGCTGGCCCTTCTGGAAGTCCTGAGTCAGTTCGCCCATGTTGCCCAAGCCCGCCTGGTGGCTGTCGGTGCCGCTGAGCAGCATCGAGCGGGTCGGCGAGCAGGTCGGCGCGGCCTGGAAGTTGGTCAGGCGCACGCCCTCGCTGGCCAGGGCGTCGAGGTTGGGCGTCGCGATCTCGCCGCCGAAGCTGCCCAGGTCGCTGTAGCCCAGGTCGTCGGCGACGATGATCAGGAAGTTCGGCTTCTCGGCGGCCTGACTGCTCAGACTGACAAGGCCGGTGATGCAGAGCGCCAGGCTCAGGTGCCTCAGGTTCATGGTGGAGTCCTTCTTCTTGTTGTTGGTGGCCATGGCTGGCCGGATCGCACTCGAGGGGGTGTGGCAGTCGACCTACCAGAGTTTCCAGGTGTAGGTGGCGATCAGCCGGTTCTCGTCGTAGTCGCTGCCGTGCTCGAACTTGGCGTCGATGTTCATCCAGGCGAGGCCGACGCCCTTGAGCGGGCCGCTCTGCACCACGTAGCTCAGCAACAGGTCGCGCTCGGTCTCGCTCGAATCGCTGAGGTTGCCGCCACGATCGATGCCGCTGCCGCGGATGTAGCGGGTCATCAGCTGCAGCCCCGGCACGCCGAGCGCGGCGAAGTCGTAGTCGTAGCGCGCCTGCCAGGAGCCCTCGTTCGCCCGGATGAAGGCCACCGCCGACCAGTTCACCAGCCAGGGCTGCGGGGTGAAGCCGTTCAGGGTGGGGAAGGCGCTGTCGCCGAGCATGCGCTGGTAGGCGAGGGTGAAGGTGTTGCCGCCCTTCTTCAGGGCGGCGAGCAGGCCGTAGGCGCGATTGTCGATGTCGCCGTACAGTGCGTCGCCATCCTCGCGGTTGTCGTAGTAGCGCAGGTCGGTCTTCAGAGAGTAGCCATCGCCGAAGGCCAGGGTGCGCGACAGGCCCAGGTAGTGCTGCTGGTAGATGTCTTCCAGCTGGCCATAAAAGTAGGTGGCCGACAGGCTCGGGGTGAAGGCGTAGGTGCCGCCGGCGAAGTTCAGCCCGTCGCTCGGGTGGCGCGGACCGTTGGGGCGGGTGAACAGGTACAGCTTCTCGTGATCGGAGGACTGGCGGGTGCTGATCTCGTTGAAGCGGCCGGCGGTGAGGCTTAGCCCGTCGATTTCCTGCGAGGCGATCTGGAAACCGTGGAAGGTGCTGACCAGCTGGCGGGAATCGTCGAAGTGGGCGACCGGCAGGCGCGGGCGATGTTCGCCGACGGTCAGCTCGGTCTTCGAGTAGCGCACCTTGGCGGTCAGCGCCGAGCGGCCGTAGTCCTGCACCTGCTCGCCCTTGCTGGCGTCGTAGGGCAGCACGGTATCCGGCCCGCGTCCGCCGCCGCCGTCGAGGCGGTAGGCGTATTGCGCCGAGGCATCCAGGCCGAACTGCAGCGGACCCTCGGTGTAGCCGGACTGGAAGCGCAGGTCGAAGCCCTGGCTCCAGCTGCCCACCCGGGAGATCGGCGCGGCGTCGCCGCGGAAGTCGCGATCCAGATAGAAGTTGCGCAGGCCGAGGTTGAGCTGGCTGTCCTCGACGAAGTCGGCGTGGGCCGCCAGCGGGCAGAGCATGCCGAGCAGGCTGGCCGCCCTGACGCAGGCCGCCGCCCGGCTGAGCGGGCCGGGCGTCCGGCGCTGTCGGGCGACGCCGGGGCGTGGAATGGCGATGGAACGCATGACGGTTGTGGCCATGGAAATCTCCGCAGGGGTCTTGTTGTTGTTGTCCCGGGGCCAGTATTTCCAAGGCGCTTCGCCGACCGTTATCCGCTGCGCGCAAGCGCTGGCGTGACAGCGCAGCTATCGTTCGCCGGGCCTGTTCGACGCGCGGCCGCGCCGGCAGCATGGGCCTCACACCCTCCATGTCAGCCCGGATGATCGCCATGCCGAACGCGCCACGCCTGTCCATCGCCTGCCGTCCGCTGTCGGGCCGGCTCCTGCTCGCGCTTGCCGTGTGGCTGCTGGTCGGGCTGCTCGGCTGGCCGCGGCCGCTGCTGGCCGCCGACTCCGGCGCGGGGGCGCCGGTGCATGTCGGCAGCCAGGCCTGCGCGGACTGCCATGGCGAGCAGTTCCAGGCCTGGCAGGGCTCGCAGCACGCCCGTGCCATGCAGCACGCGACGGGCGACACGGTGCTCGGCGACTTCGCCGACGCCACCTTCAGCTATGCGGGGATCGAGTCGCGCTTCTTTCGCCGCGACGGGCGTTTCTTCGTACGTACCGACGGCCCGGACGGCCGGCTGAGCGACTACGAGATCCGCTACACCTTCGGCGTCGAGCCGCTGCAGCAGTACCTGGTGGAATTTCCCGACGGCCGCCTGCAGGCGCTGTCCATCGCCTGGGACAGCCGCCCGGCCAGTGCCGGCGGGCAGCGCTGGTTCCACCTCTACCCCGACGAAGCGGTCGACCACCGCGACGAGCTGCACTGGACCCGGCCGGCGCAGAACTGGAACCACATGTGCGCCGACTGCCACTCGACCGCCCTGCGCAAGGGCTACGATGCGCAGCGCGACCGCTTCGCCACGCGCTGGGCCGAGCTGAACGTCGGCTGCGAGGCGTGCCATGGTCCCGGCTCGCGGCATCTGGACTGGGCGCGCGGGGCAGGGGAGATCCCGCACCAGGGCCTGACCCTGCTGCTCGACGAGCGCCGCGGCAGCGGCTGGCGCGGTGCCGTCGAGCAGCTCACCGCCCGGCGCGACCCGCTCTCGCAGGGGGAGAGCAAGGAGCAGGAGGTCTGCGCGCAATGCCACTCGCGGCGCAGCCAGATCGCCGAGGGCTACCAGCCCGGCAAGCGGCTGCTCGACCACTACAGCCCGGCGCTGCTCGAACTCGGCCTCTATCACGTCGACGGCCAGCAGCGCGAGGAGGTGTTCGTCTCCGGCTCCTTCGCGCAGAGCCGGATGCACGCGGCGGGCGTGACCTGCAGCGATTGCCACGAGCCGCACGGGCAGAAACTGCGCGCGCAGGGCAATGCGCTCTGCGCCCAGTGCCACCTGCCAAGCCACTTCGACAGTCCCAAACACCACTTCCACCCGGCGGGCTCGCCGGGAGCGCAGTGCGTGAGCTGCCACATGCCGCAGACCACCTACATGGTCGTCGATCCGCGCCGCGACCACAGCCTGCGCATTCCGCGTCCCGAGCTGAGCGCCCGTCTGGGCACGCCCAACGCCTGCAACGCCTGCCACAGCGGGGAGTCGGCCGAATGGGCGGCGCAGGCGATCCGCGAGCACCACCCCAATCCGGCCGAAGGCTTCCAGCGCTTCGCCGAGGTCTGGGCGGCGGCCGAGCACAACGCCCCCGGCGCCTCGACGGGGCTGGCAGGGCTGCTGACCAATCCGGCGCAACCGGCGCTGGTACGCGCCAGCTCCACCGCGCGCCTGCGCCAGCCCGGCCGGGCGGAGGACTGGCAGGCCCTGCGCCAGGCGCTCGGCGATCCCAGCCCGCTGGTGCGCCGGGCCGCGCTCGGCTCGCTCGAAGGGCTGCCGCCGGGGCCGCGCGGCGAGTGGCTGGCGCCGCTGCTCAGCGATCCATTGCAAAGCGTGCGCAGCGAAGCGGCCCGGCTGCTCGCCGACGTGCCGCTGCCGCAGGCCCGCCAGGCAGATTTCGAGCGCGCGCTGGGCGAGTACGAAGCCCAGCTGCAGCTGAACGCCGACCGCGCCGAGGGGCGCAGCGAACTGGCCCGCCTGCGCCGTCGCCAGGGGCGCGAGGCGGAGGCCGCGGAGCAGCTGCAGGCGGCCCTGCGCCTCGATCCGCTGTATCAGCCGGCCTACCTGGAGTTCGCCGAACTGCACCGCGGCGCCGGGCGCGAGGCGCAGGCCGAGGCGCTGCTGCGCGAGGGGCTGGCGCTGCGCCCGCAGGCCGCGCTGCTGCACTACTCGCTGGGCCTCAGCCTGGTGCGCCAGCAGCGCCGGGACGAGGCGCTCGAGCACCTGCGGCAGGCGCAGCAGCTGGCGCCGGACGATCCCCGCTTCGCCTTCGCGCTGGCCCTGGCGCTGCATCCCGGCGCTCCCGTGCAGGCGCTGGCGGTGGTGGAGAAGGTCCTGCAGGCACGCCCGCACGAGGCGGACCTGCTCTGGCTGGCCGGCGTCTACAGCCTGGAACAGGGCAAGCCGGCCGCCGCCGTCGCCTATGCCGAGCGGCTGCTGGCGGTCAGCCCCGGCTCGCCCAGGGCCACGGCCCTGTTGCGCCAGGCGAGAAGCCGGGCGACGGCGGAGTGATGAAGGGGCATGGTTGCGCCCAGGAGGGCCCAGCCCCGTCCGTTTTGACGATGTGAGGCCCTAGAGCGCCCCGTATACCTGTGGCAGACCCTTCACCAACGAGGTTTCTGCCATGCGACAAGCTCCTCCCTACGTGCCCGGCCACCAGCTGCTGGCCGGCAAGTCCGTCCTGATCACCGCCGCCGCCGGCGCCGGCATCGGCTTCGCCGCCGCCAAGCGCTGCGCGGAGGAGGGCTGCCGGGCGCTGATGATCTCCGACATCCATCCGCGCCGCCTGGAAGATGCGGTCGAGCGCCTCAAGGCGGAGACCGGGCTGGCCGAAGTGTACGGGCAGCTGTGCAACGTCGCCGTGGAGAGCGAGGTGCAGGCGCTGATCGCTGCCGCCGAGGATTGCCTGGGCGGCGTCGACGTGCTGATCAACAACGCCGGGCTCGGCGGGCAGAAGCGCGTCACCGAGATGAGCGACGAGGAGTGGAGTCGGGTGCTC harbors:
- a CDS encoding OprD family porin; the encoded protein is MLCPLAAHADFVEDSQLNLGLRNFYLDRDFRGDAAPISRVGSWSQGFDLRFQSGYTEGPLQFGLDASAQYAYRLDGGGGRGPDTVLPYDASKGEQVQDYGRSALTAKVRYSKTELTVGEHRPRLPVAHFDDSRQLVSTFHGFQIASQEIDGLSLTAGRFNEISTRQSSDHEKLYLFTRPNGPRHPSDGLNFAGGTYAFTPSLSATYFYGQLEDIYQQHYLGLSRTLAFGDGYSLKTDLRYYDNREDGDALYGDIDNRAYGLLAALKKGGNTFTLAYQRMLGDSAFPTLNGFTPQPWLVNWSAVAFIRANEGSWQARYDYDFAALGVPGLQLMTRYIRGSGIDRGGNLSDSSETERDLLLSYVVQSGPLKGVGLAWMNIDAKFEHGSDYDENRLIATYTWKLW
- a CDS encoding AraC family transcriptional regulator — encoded protein: MDSHAHSLATRSKSGRLPFAGQPWLVSRDLDEVAALLSSQVEERSLQPGRRGQADIHFNMQVMPQLKLFGADWGLEIGVRSLPLASWHGILPLQGGVTSRPDGQSAAAGELLVFTPGHKVDVVWHEGTQAVVIALDAACLVDHVRRQHCSEVARVPAQAQLIGRQHPALVSLGNLLGLVDREAGSPSGLLASPIGQQHLQHLFCENLLNMIPSLSALPQRSLLPGTVKRVVDFIHAHLDQPLCISQLVAVSGASRRSLEQAFQRSLGTSPQRYIQRCRLEAIRELLLRHQPGELQLSELAFRWGFAQPSHFTTAYKQAFGELPSQTLARRS
- a CDS encoding arylsulfatase is translated as MNLRHLSLALCITGLVSLSSQAAEKPNFLIIVADDLGYSDLGSFGGEIATPNLDALASEGVRLTNFQAAPTCSPTRSMLLSGTDSHQAGLGNMGELTQDFQKGQPGYEGYLNQRVANLAEVMQDAGYNTYTTGKWHLGRTEELSPKARGFDRSFILVQGGASHFDDQKAIISVDPKAIYREDGKQVEVPKGFFSSEFYTDRLIDYIEKDKAAGKPFMAVLSYTAPHWPLHAPDQWIDKYQGRYAEGYEALRQQRLKRMQDLGIVPKGVSANTPMAGGLPTWEQLSEEERQREARSMEVYAAMVDNMDHHIGRLLDYLRQSGKLDNTFVLFMSDNGADGNSPIDLPGNREWMAKDFDNSLQNMGRKGSYIDYGAQWAQVGATPFPFFKGFTSQGGTTVPVIVSHPSLKAQAGQLNGQFFHVMDVMPTILELAGVKHPGTQFRGREVQPMQGVSMLPGLHGQAMPERAVGWELFGRRALRKGDWKMTWMTAPYGTGQWQLYNLAKDPVEAHDLARQEPAKLAELTQEWEAYVQRNNVLLGPVKIKYGFETCLYDHCFK
- a CDS encoding enoyl-CoA hydratase family protein: MSQAFTTRIEAGIAELTIAKPPVNALDSQEWLGLARSIDELGANPEVRVIVIRAEGRGFCAGVDIKELDAHPERIVAVNKGNYETFRAVHRSPVPVIVAVHGFVLGGGIGITGAADIVVAAECATFALPEVDRGAMGGGAHLQRLFPVQKVRYLFFTGEKIGARDAERYGFIERVVPKEELREAALEIAAKIAAKSPAMIRIAKEALNGIEDGNLEDKYRWEQGFTLQAYTSPDSAETRRAFVEKRDAKF
- a CDS encoding acyl-CoA dehydrogenase family protein, with product MDFTFNDDQLAFREAISRFLMTEAAPEMLRDVWETDAGRSPELRNKIAEQGLTALSVPEACGGLGMDDVAWALMTQELGYYAIPDSLADTAYVAAGLLTALGADVAGRDDTLAQIADGSIRVAVGHPINPLVADAHLANQLLLAHGDEVHLLPRQLVDVIATPSIDASRRLSQVVWEPSSATRVATGEAGRALWAQTLDRGALAVAGQALGLAQRMLDLSVDYVAQRKQFGKPIGSFQAVKHHLADVATRVEFAKPVLYRAAHALASGASDAAVHVSHARLACAEAAWLSARHGIQVHGAMGYTWEVDLQMFMKRAWALDASWGDRAFHKSRVAACVLAADAPLAPAQTFEE
- a CDS encoding SDR family oxidoreductase; the encoded protein is MAICAGRTVIITGAGGGLGRAYALAFAAEGANVVVNDIRQAAAEDVAGEIRAAGGQAIANADDITTLATAQRIVDAALAAFGEVHVLVNNAGILRDRMFLSLSEEDWDLVMQVHLKGHFCLANILARRWRDQAKAGQPVDARIINTSSGAGLQGSVGQSNYSAAKGGVAALTLVQAAELARYGITANALAPAARTAMTESAMAEVVKKPEDGSFDLWAAENVAPLVVWLGSAQSRHVTGQVFESQGGRISLGDGWRTGVTRDKGARWLPEEIGPVVDAILTEAPKAQKVWGT
- a CDS encoding acetyl-CoA C-acetyltransferase produces the protein MAEAYIVDALRSPTGKRKGGLSHVHAIDLGAHALKALVERNPIPAHEYDDVIFGCVDTIGSQAGDIARTSWLAAGLPLNVPGTTVDRQCGSSQQALHFAAQAVMSGTQDVVAVGGVQTMTQIPISSAMLAGQPLGFPDPFSGSKGWQARFGDAPVNQFYAAQRIADHWGISRAQMEAFALESHQRALSAIASGRFTREIVPMEGVWYDETPRETTLEKMASLEPVGPEYPSITAAVSSQTCDASAALLVVSEAALKRYGLTPRARIHHISVRGDDPIWHLTAPIEATRHALNKAGMTMADIDRVEINEAFASVVMAWAKELDYDPARTNANGGAIALGHPLGATGARLMTTLLHELERSGGRYGLQTMCEGGGQANVTIIERL
- a CDS encoding acyl-CoA dehydrogenase family protein, which codes for MDLAYTPKQKAFRAEVRAWLADNLPREPLASYDTREGFEQHREWERRLFDARLSMVMWPAELGGRGCDLTEWLIFEEEYYGAGAPMRVNQNGQLLLGPTLMEFGTEEQKKRFLPRMAASADMWAQGWSEPNAGSDMAAITSKAIRDGDHYVLNGQKTWSTRAIFADWLFGLFRSDPASSRHHGLSFLLVPLDAPGVTIRPIKALNGKDAFAEVFFDDVRVPVDNRIGAEGQGWHVAMATAGFERGLLLRSPARFQATARKLVELYQANRASADRDPSIGEAVVQAWMDAQAYALSAYHTVGRLARGARIGAESSTNKIFWSELDLRMHETAMRILGARGELLEGSEGEANGWLEGFLFAQAGPIYAGTNEIQRNIIAERMLGLPK